The Gloeocapsa sp. DLM2.Bin57 genome window below encodes:
- a CDS encoding DNA topoisomerase 4 subunit A, giving the protein MVKQLNLLTTGQIIPTALHVEMEQSYLEYAMSVIVGRALPDVRDGLKPVHRRILYAMHELGLTPDRPYRKCARVVGDVLGKYHPHGDQAVYNALVRMVQDFSSRYPLLAGHGNFGSIDNDPPAAMRYTETRLAGVSNQALLADISEEIVNFTDNFDNSLQEPVVLPAQLPILLLNGCSGIAVGMATNIPPHNLNEIVDALILLIDQPQVTDEKLQQIIPGPDFPTGGEIIDSKGIQEAYQTGRGIITLRGVTKTEKVYSGKRQNREKTAIIITELPYQVNKAGWIEKVADLVNQGKIEGIADIRDESDREGIRVVIELKKDVSSSEVLEKLYRYTPLQTSFGVIMLALVDNQPRQLSLRQLLEEFLSFREQTLTRKYNQELITARQRLHLVEGWLIALNNLDQVISILRQSPDGSTAKISLQQELNITETQAESILAMPFRRLTGLEQEKIHQEAVELQEKITELEKLLGDRHELLKSLKKQLRTLKRQYGDIRRTRIISIETTPTPTPTTTTTSTPEGIIKVTVNGCIYWQKPQEKEPPGVIYRESIPPQGNLVVVTDYGKAYPISLDAIPHLGENSNQLLLRLLSQAAQRDSNQIVTQFFPPESNSSQNFLLVTQQGRLKRLSLSELDELTNRGLMLIKLKEKDSLAYLGLTNPDDEVIIATPGGRLVRYQLHNETIPLLGRSAQGITGLNLRPGEQVVGCTPVNPKSHLILASTLGYVKRIAVANIRVCQPKDIGTQAIKFTNPSDSLAGIAIDKPNANIGFYLGREYQYLASKDIPILAKGSPGEQLIKLNSHQKIQKIYLLNEL; this is encoded by the coding sequence ATGGTCAAACAACTTAACTTATTAACCACAGGACAAATCATCCCTACCGCACTCCATGTCGAAATGGAACAATCTTACTTAGAATACGCCATGAGTGTGATTGTTGGACGCGCTTTACCCGATGTTAGAGACGGTTTAAAACCCGTACATCGGCGCATTTTATACGCTATGCACGAATTAGGATTAACACCCGATCGCCCTTATCGTAAATGTGCGCGGGTAGTAGGGGATGTCTTAGGTAAATATCATCCTCACGGTGATCAAGCGGTTTATAATGCTTTAGTGCGGATGGTGCAAGATTTTAGTAGTCGCTATCCCTTGTTAGCAGGTCATGGTAATTTTGGTTCGATTGATAACGATCCTCCAGCTGCGATGCGCTACACCGAAACCAGATTAGCTGGAGTTAGCAATCAAGCCCTTTTAGCTGATATTAGCGAGGAAATAGTTAATTTTACCGATAACTTTGATAATTCTCTGCAAGAACCCGTGGTATTACCAGCTCAATTACCCATATTACTACTAAATGGTTGTTCTGGTATCGCTGTAGGTATGGCTACTAATATTCCCCCCCATAACCTCAATGAAATAGTAGATGCTTTGATTCTGTTAATCGATCAACCTCAAGTGACAGATGAAAAACTGCAACAAATCATACCAGGTCCTGATTTTCCCACAGGAGGAGAAATTATCGACTCTAAAGGGATTCAAGAAGCGTATCAAACGGGAAGGGGAATTATTACTCTTAGGGGAGTAACCAAGACAGAAAAAGTTTACTCTGGTAAACGTCAAAACCGAGAAAAAACCGCAATCATAATCACAGAGTTACCCTATCAAGTCAATAAAGCGGGTTGGATTGAAAAAGTAGCTGATTTAGTTAATCAAGGAAAAATCGAAGGAATAGCAGATATTCGCGATGAAAGCGATCGCGAGGGGATTAGAGTAGTAATCGAGTTAAAAAAAGACGTCTCCTCCTCAGAAGTTTTAGAAAAACTTTATCGCTATACCCCCTTACAAACTAGCTTTGGTGTGATTATGTTAGCCTTGGTGGATAATCAACCTCGTCAACTGTCTCTACGTCAATTACTAGAAGAGTTTTTAAGTTTTCGAGAACAAACCCTCACCCGCAAATATAATCAAGAATTAATTACAGCTAGACAACGTTTACACCTAGTAGAGGGTTGGTTAATCGCCCTTAATAATCTCGATCAAGTTATTAGTATATTACGTCAGTCTCCCGATGGGAGTACCGCTAAAATTAGTCTGCAACAGGAGTTAAACATTACTGAAACTCAAGCAGAATCAATCTTAGCTATGCCTTTTCGTCGTTTGACAGGTTTAGAACAAGAAAAGATACACCAAGAAGCAGTAGAGCTACAAGAAAAGATTACAGAACTAGAAAAGTTATTAGGCGATCGCCATGAACTCCTTAAATCCCTGAAAAAACAATTACGTACTCTCAAGCGTCAATATGGAGATATTCGACGTACTCGCATTATCTCAATCGAAACAACCCCAACTCCTACCCCAACCACAACCACTACCTCCACACCCGAAGGTATAATCAAAGTCACAGTCAATGGTTGTATCTATTGGCAAAAACCCCAAGAAAAAGAACCACCAGGAGTCATTTACCGAGAGTCAATCCCTCCACAGGGAAATTTAGTAGTAGTCACCGACTATGGGAAAGCTTACCCCATCTCTTTAGACGCTATCCCTCACCTAGGGGAAAATTCTAACCAATTACTACTACGATTACTTTCTCAAGCAGCCCAAAGAGATAGTAACCAGATTGTTACTCAGTTTTTCCCTCCTGAAAGTAATTCTAGCCAAAACTTCCTACTAGTCACTCAACAAGGACGTCTCAAACGTCTCTCACTTTCAGAATTAGACGAGTTAACTAATCGTGGTTTAATGTTAATTAAACTCAAAGAAAAAGATAGTTTAGCCTATCTCGGTTTAACCAATCCAGATGATGAAGTAATCATCGCTACCCCGGGAGGGCGTTTAGTGCGTTATCAACTTCATAACGAGACTATACCTCTCCTCGGACGTAGCGCACAAGGTATTACAGGATTAAATCTGCGACCTGGAGAACAAGTCGTTGGGTGTACACCCGTTAACCCTAAATCTCATCTAATTCTAGCATCTACTCTAGGTTATGTTAAACGTATTGCTGTAGCTAATATTAGAGTTTGTCAGCCTAAAGATATTGGTACTCAAGCTATCAAATTTACTAACCCTTCCGATAGTTTAGCGGGCATAGCTATAGATAAACCTAACGCTAATATTGGTTTTTATCTAGGCAGAGAATATCAGTATCTTGCTAGTAAAGATATAC
- a CDS encoding response regulator, which produces MTTVLIVEDQEDNRLIFTMILTRRGGLQVKNTEDVEEVLKITSSGEIDLVLMDIALSQSIYQGIPVDGVKITQLLKANPTTANIPVMLISAHAMESHRQQFLQDSGADDYVIKPILDQLEFVERVKNLAAKAKGDLLN; this is translated from the coding sequence ATGACAACCGTCTTAATCGTAGAAGATCAAGAAGATAACCGACTAATTTTTACCATGATTTTGACCAGGAGAGGTGGTTTACAGGTAAAAAATACAGAAGATGTAGAAGAAGTACTCAAAATCACTAGCTCGGGAGAAATTGATTTAGTTTTAATGGATATTGCTCTATCCCAAAGTATTTACCAGGGAATACCAGTAGATGGTGTAAAAATAACCCAACTCCTCAAAGCTAATCCAACTACTGCTAATATACCAGTAATGTTGATTAGTGCTCACGCGATGGAAAGTCATCGTCAACAATTTCTCCAAGATAGTGGAGCTGATGATTATGTCATTAAACCTATCTTAGATCAGCTTGAGTTTGTTGAGCGAGTCAAAAATTTAGCGGCTAAAGCTAAAGGGGATTTGCTAAACTGA